One region of Pongo pygmaeus isolate AG05252 chromosome 21, NHGRI_mPonPyg2-v2.0_pri, whole genome shotgun sequence genomic DNA includes:
- the ELMO2 gene encoding engulfment and cell motility protein 2 isoform X3, with protein sequence MANAFAQKHLRSIILNHVIRGNRPIKTEMAHQLYVLQVLTFNLLEERMMTKMDPNDQAQRDIIFELRRIAFDAESDPSNAPGSGTEKRKAMYTKDYKMLGFTNHINPAMDFTQTPPGMLALDNMLYLAKVHQDTYIRIVLENSSREDKHECPFGRSAIELTKMLCEILQVGELPNEGRNDYHPMFFTHDRAFEELFGICIQLLNKTWKEMRATAEDFNKVMQVVREQITRALPSKPNSLDQFKSKLRSLSYSEILRLRQSERMSQDDFQSPPIVELREKIQPEILELIKQQRLNRLCEGSSFRKIGNRRRQERFWYCRLALNHKVLHYGDLDDNPQGEVTFESLQEKIPVADIKAIVTGKDCPHMKEKSALKQNKEVLELAFSILYDPDETLNFIAPNKYEYCIWIDGLSALLGKDMSSELTKSDLDTLLSMEMKLRLLDLENIQIPEAPPPIPKEPSSYDFVYHYG encoded by the exons CATGTGATCCGAGGGAACCGGCCCATCAAAACTGAGATGGCCCATCAGCTGTATGTCCTTCAAGTCCTAACCTTTAACCTTCTAGAAGAAAGGATGATGACCAAGATGGACCCCAATGACCAG GCTCAAAGAGACATCATATTTGAACTGAGGAGGATTGCATTTGATGCAGAGTCTGATCCTAGCAATGCCCCTGGGAGTGGGACCGAAAAACGCAAAGCCATGTACACAAAGGActacaaaatgctgggatttacc AACCACATCAATCCAGCCATGGACTTTACCCAGACTCCTCCTGGAATGCTGGCCTTGGACAACATGCTGTACTTGGCTAAAGTCCACCAGGACACCTACATCCGG ATTGTCTTGGAGAACAGTAGCCGGGAAGACAAACATGAATGCCCCTTTGGCCGCAGTGCCATTGAGCTCACCAAAATGCTCTGTGAAATCCTGCAGGTTGGGGAACTAC CAAATGAAGGACGCAATGACTACCACCCGATGTTCTTTACCCATGACCGAGCCTTCGAAGAGCTCTTTGGAATCTGCATCCAGCTGTTGAACAAGACCTGGAAGGAGATGAGGGCAACAGCAGAGGACTTCAACAAG GTTATGCAAGTCGTCCGAGAGCAAATCACTCGAGCTTTGCCCTCCAAACCCAACTCTTTGGATCAGTTCAAGAGCAAACTGCGTAGCCTGAGTTACTCTGAGATTCTACGACTGCGCCAGTCTGAGAGGATGAGTCAGGATGACTTCCAGTCCCCGCCAATTGT GGAGCTGAGGGAGAAGATCCAGCCCGAGATCCTTGAGCTGATCAAGCAGCAGCGCCTGAACCGGCTCTGTGAGGGCAGCAGCTTCCGAAAGATTGGGAACCGCCGAAGGCAAG AACGGTTCTGGTACTGCCGGTTGGCACTGAACCACAAGGTCCTTCACTATGGTGACTTGGATGACAACCCACAaggggaggtgacatttgaatccCTGCAGGAGAAAA TTCCTGTTGCAGACATTAAGGCCATTGTCACTGGGAAAGATTGTCCCCACATGAAGGAGAAAAGTGCTCTGAAACAGAACAAG GAGGTGTTGGAATTGGCCTTCTCCATCCTGTATGACCCTGATGAGACCTTAAACTTCATTGCACCTAATAAATATGAG TACTGCATCTGGATTGACGGCCTCAGTGCCCTTCTGGGGAAGGACATGTCCAGCGAGCTGACCAAGAGTGACCTGGACACCCTGCTGAGCATGGAGATGAAGCTGCGGCTCCTGGACCTGGAGAACATCCAGATTCCCGAAgccccaccccccatccccaaGGAGCCCAGCAGCTATGACTTTGTCTATCACTATGGCTGA